The nucleotide sequence TTCAATTGATTAAAGAAGGTACATTAGAAGTTATTGACGAAGAGGAATTAAAAGACGTTCTTGAAAAAGAACAACCTATAGCTTATACTGGTTATGAACCTTCTGGTAAAATCCATTTGGGCCATGCCGTAACTGTACAGAAACTAAAACAATTGCAGAAATTAGGTTTTAAAATTAAAATCTTATTAGCAGATTACCATGCATTCTTAAATGGAAAAGGAACCATTGAAGAAATAGCTGAAACCGCAGAATACAATAAGAGATGTTTCCAGGCTTTAGGTCTTGATGAAACAACCGAATATATATTAGGCTCATCTTTCCAGCTTGAAGGCGATTATACTAATAAAGTTTATCAATTAGCAACAATGACCACTCTAAAAAGGGCAAGAAGAAGTATGGATCAGGTCAGTCGTGCAGATGACAATCCTAAAGTTGCAAGCGTAGTCTATCCTATTATGCAGACCGTCGACATGGCCGCTTTGGAAGTCGATATTGCTCTTGGTGGAATGGAACAGAGAAAAATCCAAATGTTGGCACGTGAAAACCTTGAAAAAATTGGCGAAAACGTTCCAGTATGTATCCATACCCCATTATTGCACGGTCTTGACGGGGACGCTAAAATGAGCTCCAGTAAAGGAAACTATATCGCTGTTGACGACAGTGCCGAAGAGATATCCAAAAAGATCAACAAGAGCTACTGCCCACAGGGAGAAATCGAAGGCAACCCAATGATTGAAATTGCTGAAACATTCGTTTACCCTAATCAGGAAAAATTATTAATCAAAAGACCTGAAAAGTTCGGCGGAGACATTGAACTTACCCATGACGAACTGATTAAGGACTTCAGTGAAGGCAACCTTCACCCAATGGATTTGAAAAACGGAATCAAAGATTTCTTAATTGAATTCTTTGCTCCTGTAAGAGAATTTATGGAGGAAAACTGATGGTAGAAGAAAAACAAGAATACGAAATGGGCATACCTAATGGTGTTGGAGAACAGATGCTTGCTCATGCTTTTGAAAAGTTCGATATTCAATTGGAACACGGTGAATTCGGTCCAAAAATAATCGGAGAATATGAAGAGCTTGTAAAAGTAAGAGAATTTTTAGAAAACGCCATTCGTGACAGATTAAAGGAATTAGAAGGCAACAAATAATTTTCACAATTTAAACCATTTTTTCAAACCATCATCCCCATTATTTTTTTAAACAAATCATCTTGAATTAATGAAATTTATTTTTTACAAATTATTATTAGAATCTGATGTAAATAATAATTTAAAACATTTATTTTTAAAATATCCTCCTAAATTTAGAGATAAGCTAATTATTCATGAATAAATATGATGAATACAATATTTTACATTTTTAGGCTTGGAATTTAAAGTAAAAAATTGTAGACACTTATTTTCAATTAATATTTATAAAATTTAAGCATTCATTAATTTAAACAGTAATTAAATTAATAATTATTATTTTAAACAATTAATTAAATTATTTTAAAAAATTTTAAACAGTTTAGATATATTTAAATATAATTAAAAAAAATATAGTTATTAGACTTAACTTTAATTTTTATAAATTAAAAATTAATAAGTTGAGTCTTAAATTAAAGAGGTTTAATTAAATGTTTAAATTTGACAAAGAACAAGAAGTTTTTGACTTCGCTGGAGTCAAAATGGGTGGACAACCAGGAGAATATCCTACAGTTTTAGCAGGAACAATTTTCTATGGCGGACACAATATTCTTAACGATGAATTAACAGGAGACTTCGACAAAGCAAGGGCCGAACAACTTATCAATGATATGGCATCCATTTCAGATGTAACCGGTAACCCATACATCGTACAAGTTTTCGGTCAAACCGTTGAAGCACTACCAAAATATATTGAATATGTTGGTGAAATTTGTGATGCTCCATTCCTTATAGATTCAACATCCGGAGATGCAAGAGTTGCTGGTGCACAGTACGCTGATGAAACCGGATTAACAGAAAGAGCGATTTACAACTCCATCAACATGGCAGCTGACAAATCTGAATTAGACGCATTAGCTGAAACAAACATTTCCGCTTCCATCATCTTAGGATTCAACCCAATGAATGCTACAGTTGAAGGAAAAATGAACATGTGGGAAAACGGTGACGACGGTGCATACGAAAAAGGTTTGCTTGAAGTGGCTGCTGAATGTGGTATCGACAAATTCATGATGGATACTGCGGTAACTCCTTTAGGTCAAGGTGCAGGTATTGCTGCTAGAACCTCCTTTGCCGAAAAGGCAAAATGGGGATATCCTGTAGGATCAGGTATTCACAACGTACCATCCGCATGGGATTGGTTAAGAGAATACAAAAAAGCAGGAAACAAAACAGCATTTACCGTTTGTGATATTGGAGCAAACATCGTGCAAGTTATGTGTGCAGGAGACTTCGTCCTATTTGGACCTATCGAAAACGCAGACATTGCATTTCCTGCAGTAGCTCAAACTGATATGTTCATATCAGAAGCTGCAAAACCATTAGGTACTGAACCTGTAGAAGTACACCCTATGAACAAACTATTATAATTTCAATTGTTAAGCACTTAAAACCTCTACAACGATTTGTTCTAAACAAATCTAAACATTAATCCAAAAATACCGAATTAACATGGGACCCAAACACGTCCCATGTTTTAAAAAAAAAACTTATTTTAAAAAAAGAGTCATAAAACACAATCTGGACAGATTCCAAGATATGGTGCAACAGCCTTTTTAATATCTGAAGACATCTTGTTTATGCCATTGCTTGCATCAATAATTTCACAAGTATAATTTTCAGCCAGTTTGAGATAGTTTTCCCTGACTTTTGTTAAATATTCCTCATTTTCAAAGGTATCCTTACCGTCAGTTCTTGCAACGGATGTTTTAGAATCCAAATCCAACAACAACAATAAATCCGGCTTTTTAGCATACTTGTTTAATTCCTCTATCCATTCGGCAGGTTCCTGATATGCAAGTGATGAGATAAAAGACCTGTCGGAGATTATAATTTTAGATTCATCTTCAAGCTTATCCATAATCAGCATTCTGTCGGCTGCAAAAAGCAAACCTAAAGTCTTTTGAAGCTTATCTGTTTCTGCATCAGGACGCTGCAACATTTCACGAATTAACTTGCCTATTTCAGAATCGGTCGGCTCAACCAATGTTTCAACCCTGAAACCATTAGCCTCAAGCCACTCCTTTAACATTTTAATCTGAGTGGATTTTCCAGCCCCATCAATTCCTTCAAATACTATGTACATAAGATAGAATATGTTTTAATTATATTAATAATTAATTACATAAATCAAAATGATTAAATCAAAACAAGGTGTATTATTAAAATGGTTTTAGAAGAATTATTGGCCCCTGCAGGCTCATATGATGTGCTTATAACGGCAGTAAATGCAGGTGCCGATGCTGTTTATATTGCAGGACAACAGTATGGTGCCAGAGCTTATGCCAAAAACTTCACTATGGAAGAGATTGAAAAAGCCGTGAATTATGCTCACATGAACGGTGCCAAGATCCATGTGACAGTCAACACATTAATTAACAATTTCGAGATTGTAGATGTCTTAAAATACCTCTTCAAATTATATCAGATTGGAGTGGATGCTGTAATCGTACAGGATTTTGGACTGATCTGGCTTTTGAAGACATTCATACCGGATTTGGAGGTTCATGCTTCCACACAGATGGGTCTGAATAACTATTCCTCCATAAAATGGGCCAGCAAGAACAACATAAAAAGAGTGGTGCTTCCAAGGGAGGTCAACCTCGACCAAATCAGGGAAATCAAAACCCAACTTGCAGACGACAACATCAATATGGACATTGAAGTGTTTGGCCACGGAGCACTGTGCTACTGTGTCAGCGGAAAGTGCTACATGTCCTCATACAACAGCGGAAGAAGTGGAAACCGTGGAGCCTGTGCACAGCCATGCAGACGTGAATACCGTCTGAAATATCGAGGATACAACATAGGCAACGGTTATCTCCTGTCAACACATGACCTTGCAACATACAATCATCTGAATGAAATCTCAGATGCTGGAGTAAAATCACTGAAACTGGAAGGAAGAATGAAATCCGGAGACTATATCGGAACCATCGTAAACAGTTACCGCAACCTAATTGACGGAAATGAAGGGGACTACAAAAAAGACCTGCACCTTGTTTTCAACCGCCAATTCACAGACGGATACATGATGGGAGACAAGCCTGGAGACGTAATGGGCAGAGGACATTCAGGCCATGAAGGATTATACATCGGAGACATTGTGGACATTGACGGCACAAAGGTCACAATCGAAATCAAAAACAAGGAAATACCTGTGATTTTAGAGCCTGGAGACGGTATAGCATTCAAATACAACGGCAAAATCAAGGGAATATACCTTGAAAACATCATCAAACAGGATGAAAACGAAATCATAATTGACACCACCCGTCTTGTCAAGGTCGGAACCGAAGTGTTCATCAGCTATTCCAAATCAACACATGAATACCTGAAGCAGTTTGAAAACGAAACCATAAAAAACAATGTTGGAATCAACCTGTCAATGACATGGGATGAGGACCTGAACCTGTTTACAAAGGTTGAGTTTCATGTGGACGGCGAACTGATCAATTTCAGGCACAAAACAATGGACAAGTTTGAAAAGGCCAAAAACAAGCCGGTAACAGAAGAGACTATAGAAAAACAGTTGAGTAAAACCGGAGGAACTCCATTCTATATTGAAAACATCAGGTTCAACAATATGCCTGCCGACATTTTCATTCCAATCCGTGAAATCAACCAGATCAGGCGTGAAATATTGGACAATGCAACCGAACTTCTGATGAACCACTACACCCCTACCAAAAAGGCGGTGAAGCAGGTGAGAAAAGACCTCACAAAATTCTTTGAGGAATATGAAAAGGACAAGGGAAAAACCAAAAAGAAAACACCTAAACTGTCAATATTTATCGATGACATTTTACAAATCAGAGCGGTTTCAGGTTTTGACTTGAAGAGAATCTATTTTGACGGCAACTGCCATTACAACAATCCTGATGATTATTTTGAAAACATAAAGGAAACCTTAAAGAATGGAAGCCTCATGGCCTCCCCGACAGAATTCGTATGGGTTTTATCATCATTCATATCAGAGGATGATGCGGTTAAATGCAGCGAAATAGTCAAGGAACTGGAAAATGAGGGAATCATCATTTCAGTCATGGGCGATTTTCCGGGCATGAAGGAGATATTCGACTGTCCGATATATGGAAATCATAACCTGAATGTATGGAACAGCTTTTGTGTGCGTGACTTGAACGAATCAGGATTCAAGTCACTGATACTGTCATCTGAACTTTCAGGAGATGAAATCAGGGAGCTGGTTTTGAAAAATCATGACAGAAACATTGATTTGGAAATGATTGTCAACGGTAACCTTGAGGTCATTGTCAGCAAGGACGACTTCACCAACCTGAATGACGGTAAGGACTTTATCATTTCAAATGATGCGGATTACGCAACCCTGGAAGATAAAAAGAGAAAGAAATTCAAATATAAGATATTCTTTGACTACAACAGACAGAGCCATATCATAAACAAGGACTGCCTGTGCCTGATTGAGGAGATGAATGAAATCAAGGATTTCGGTCTTGACTCACTGATTCTTGACTGCAGGTATTCCAATGAAAAGTACACCTCACAGATTTTATCAATTTACAATCAAAGTCTTCAAAACAAAAGTCAGGAGGAACTGACAGAGTTCAAATACAAGATCATGGATTTCTCACAGTCCTACATCAACAAAGGCAATTTCATTGAAGGTAGGTTACATGAGAATTCCTGAATTGCTGGCTCCAGTCGGGTCGATGGACCATCTGAAGGTTGCAATCAACGCCGGCGCAAGTTCAGTTTATCTGTCCGGAAAAAACTATGGGGCAAGAAAGTTTGCAGAGAACTTCACGATAGATGAAATCCAAGAGGCAGTAGACATCGCCCATCTTCATAACGTCAAGGTTTACATTACCGTGAACACGTTAATAAAAGAGGACGAACTTGAAAACGTGATGAATTACCTTGCAAAGCTATATTCGATTGGAGTGGATGCCGTACTGATACAGGATTTGGGACTGATAGAGCTGATCAACGAGCACCTTCCAAACCTAAATGTCCATGCATCAACACAGCTTACCTGCGAAAACCAGCACAAGATTGATTATCTTGAAGGCAAGGGAATAAAAAGGGTTGTCCTTCCCCGTGAAATGAGAAAGGAAGAAATAGCCAATTTGAAAACAAATATGGAACTTGAGATATTCGTTCATGGAGCATTATGCTATTCATACTCAGGACAATGCCTGATGAGCAGTTTCAAGGGCGGGAGAAGCGGAAACAGAGGTGCATGTGCCCAGCCATGTCGCCAGAAATACTGGATTGACGGAATAAAAAAACAGGATTACTACCTTTCACCATGTGACTTGTCACTATACGATCATTTAAAGGAAATAGCTGAGCTTAACATCAGCTGCATTAAGATTGAAGGTCGCATGAGGTCAAAGGAATACCTTGCAGTTGTTGTAAGCAATTACAGAAAGGCGTTGAACAAGCTCAAAAGCAACAAAAAGGATTCAAGTGAAGAAATCAGCCTGGTTTTCAACAGAGGTTTTAGCGAAGGGCAATTCATGAACACTTCAAAAAGAAGCATCCGTTCAGGCCATGTCGGATTGAAGATAGGTCGTGTAATTAAAAGTTCAGACAACAAAATTGCAATACGCTTAAACGACCATATAAAGACTATTCCGGAAAAGGGAGACGGTTTACTGATTGTAAAAAATGACAAGGATTACGGATTTGAAATATCCCAGGACCCTTCCATAACAACACTCAACCACTTCAACAAGGGAAAAAACAAGCCAGTGAAGGATTTGTCCCGTAAAAATAAGGTAATGGTTGTCAAAAAGGTATGGCAGAACAAAAGGTCCAACTTTAATTTAAACGAATCCGAAGTATACCTCACCAAAAGAAACAGCTTAACCAGAAAGGCCAAGGAGATAGAAAACAAGGCATCAAGCTACGTCAAGTCAAAATTGATACTGACATTCTCCCTGAAAAAGAAATATCCTCACCTGAAGGGAAGGCTGACACTGGCCAACCATAAAACCATAGAATGTGAGGTTACAGGAAATAAGGCCTTTGAAAAACCGCTCAAAAAGAGCGTCAGTGCTGAGACCGTTAAAAAACAAATGTCAAAAATCGACAATTACCCATATGAAATAACACAAATCAACATCGCCTATGACGGCACACTATTCATTCCGATTAGCAAATTGAATGAACTTAGAAGGGATCTCTTTGAAAAGCTCAGTCAGGAAGTGGCAGAATCATACCAGCATGAATATAAAAAGATAACATTAAAACAAAAGGAATACCCTGCAGGAAAAACACAGCCAAATATTTCATTTTATACAAATAACCTGAATCATCTTGAAAACCTTGAGAACGTGAAAAGGGTTTATTTGGAAATTCCTCCACAGAATGACGATTTGGTCTACGCCCATGATGAGTACAACCTCAATTATATGATCAACTTCATTAAAAGGGCCTGTGAAATTGCATATGACAAGGACTATGAGCTGATTTGGAAATGGCCTGACATCACTCACGACAAGCTTATTAAAGCATTGAACAAGGTTAGGGGAATCTTAAATAAGATGCACTACACACTTCCAGTGATGAACAGCAATTTTAATGCGGAGTACGGTTTTTATTCAATGAACGTTACAAACACACAGACCGTTAAATCTCTCAAAGGGTATAAAATTTTAACTGTATCTCCCGAGCTTAGAAAGCAGGACTATGAAAACATGATAAGGAATTGTGAAACACCAGAAAAACTGGAATTGTTAGTTCAGGGATCTGTCGAGCTTATGAAAACAAGATATTCATTGTTATACGGAGCTGAGAAAAAACAGAAATATAAAAACTATCTGATTGATAAAAACCGCAACAGATACCCGATTCACAAAAGCATTTCAGGTGAAGAGCTGATAATTTATGACGACAGCGAACTTTCACTTTTAGATGAAATCGATTATTTGAAAAATCTTGGTTTCAGCAATTTCTCAATTGACGGACGATACAAGGACGATGACTATTACAAAATGGTTAAAATATATAAAGAGGCATTGAACGGCAATCCCAATAAAAAAGAGCTTAAAAAATTAAGTTCAAAAAATACGGTTGCCAACTTTTGAGTAGTTACCAAATGCTCTCGGCAAATTGCAATATATATTAAAATTATATAATTATATCTTACAAAGGGGTTTGGCAAAATGAAAGGAGAAAGAATAACATTGCAAAATATAAAAGGAATAGGGGATAAAATCTCTGAAAAAATACTGAATAGCGTTGGAGGAGAAGAGGAACTCCAGAAAATAGTTGATAATGTGGATGTTGAAAAAATATCTGCAGTTGATGGCATAAGCCAAAGAAAGGCAATTGAAATAATGAATCAACTGTTGAACAACCCCGAATATGAGTTCATCAAAAGTGACCGTGCAATGGAACTTTATGAAGACATCATAAATAAGATTTTAGCATATTCAAACACTTCCTACTCCAAAAATAGAATTCTGCTGCTTTCTCCATCAAAAGACATTGACAAGATTAATTCAAACCTTGATTTTGTAATGAATGCCAAAGAACATGTCTCCCAACTTCCAATCATAAAACTTAGAGGTTTGATGAAAAATCTGAAAGAAGTTGAAGAGGCCAAACCCGAATATGATCCAAGTAAAGTTATTCTTGTTGAAAGTGCTGAAGACAATTCCTATCTCACCGATTTGGGACTGAATAAATATTATCCCATAATCACAGCAAGTGATTCACCATTACTTCAGGAAGAAATGATGAATTATGATTTGGTATTTTATGTATATTCCCAAGGAATACTTGATTTTGAAGGAATGCCCAATGTCATAATGATAAACATAGATGAAAATGACTATGAAATCGTTCCTGAAAAGATAATTAACTTTTTCATACAGAATCAGGAGTTATTCTCCAAAGTCCATGAAATACAAAAGATCAGAAATAAGGAAAGTGTTCTTGGAGAAATCCTGCCGATAATCAGTGAACTCAATATAATCGACAAAAGGGAAGTCGATATTGAAGAACTTGTGTTGTCACTTAAAGATGAGATGGATGATGAGTTGGAAAAATCCATAAAACAAGTTGACCTTGAAGGAGATGAAATACTCAACCTATTAAACAATAACTTCCCTCCAAAGATTAGCAAAATATTTGATAAAATTATCAATAAAAGAAAGGAAATTATCAAGCAGAAAACAGGAATGAGTTTTGACCCGTACCTCAGGACATATCCCATCCAGATTGATGAAACAGAAATCGAAAGGGTCACACTGGAACAGTCATCCAAAAAGGAAAACGACATTTTTGACATTAAAAAAAGCGCCGCAATTGAATTGAATTCAATAAAGAAAAAAGCAATAGCTGAAGTTGAAGATGTAATTCGATTCGACTATGAATTCAGTTTAGGCAGTTTTGCATATGAATATGACCTGTGCAGACCCGAATTTGGCGATGAAATAAAGTTGACCGGAGCACTTCATCTGGAATTAGCACTTAAAAAAGACAAGGAACATGTTCAAAAAGTCGATTACCAACTGACAAAAGACGAAAATGTTGCGTTATTAACCGGAGCAAACAGTGGAGGTAAAACCACCCTTTTAGAAACCCTGACCCAGATATCAATAATGGCACAGATGGGCCTTCCGGTAAGTGCAACCCAAGCCGAAATAAAATTGTTCGATGAACTTTATCACTTCTCAAAGAAAAGATCACTTGATGCAGGAGCATTTGAATCATTCTTAAATGTGTTCATACCAATCGTCACCACCAATAGTGAAAAGTTAGTATTGTTAGATGAACTTGAAGGAATTACAGAACTTGATGCAGCCGTTAAAATCATATCAACATTTATTGACATGATTAAGGAATCAAATTCTTATGGTGTTATTGTCACTCATATGGCGAGGGAATTAATGAATTACACCGACATTCGCGTAGACGGTATTGAAGCAAAAGGATTGGATGAAGATTACAATCTTATTGTGGATAGAACCCCTAAAATGAATTTCCTTGCAAAAAGTACACCCGAATTAATTCTAAAAAGAATTTATGAAAAATCCGATGATGATCTAAAAACCGTATATGCTAGAATTTTAGAGAAATTCTAAAATAGTATATACCACTTTTTACTATTTTTAATTAATGAAAGTTATACCTAATGCTCAAAACGACCAACTCAAAAGATTGAACGAAATATATCGAGTGCTGAAAAAGAACGATTTTGGTTATTTAATTGAAGAAAATACTTTTTTTAAAAAATTTCCGTTTCTTAGAAATCGTAAAGCAGAAAATGAGGGATTATTCCCAGATACATCAATTCCAATAAGAGTTAGAAAGGTATTTGAAGAATTGGGTCCTGCCTATATCAAACTGGGCCAGATGTTAAGTACAAGACCCGATCTTGTCGGAGTGGAGATTGCAGAAGAACTTAAAAGTTTAAGGGACAACACTCCAGTCACACCATTCAGTGAAATAAAAACTGTGATTGAAAGCGAACTGCAAAAACCCATTGAAGAAGTATTTTCCAAGATTGATGAAACACCAATCGGTTCAGCATCAATAGGTCAAGTATACAAAGCAAGACTAAAAGACACAAACGAAGAGGTTGCAATTAAAGTTCAAAAACCAAATTCAAGGGAAATTATAGAATCAGATGTAAAGATAATGAAATTTTTGGCTGACAGAATCGACAGATATATGTTCACAATGAAGTCATTCAACATGCCCGTGGTGGCACGTGAATTTGAAAGGTCCATATTTAAGGAAATCAATTATATGGAAGAAGTGATGAATATGGAAAACCTTTCAAAGAACTTCAGGAATGTTTCATACATCAAAATACCAAAGGCATACACAGATTACTGCACAAACAAGATTATAACAATGGAACTGATTAAGGGAATTGAAGTTACAAAACTGATTGATGGGAATTATCCGGACATCGACAAGAAAAAGATTGCACAGTATGGCCTGAAATCATACTTCAAACAG is from uncultured Methanobrevibacter sp. and encodes:
- a CDS encoding tyrosine--tRNA ligase, whose translation is MNIDEKIQLIKEGTLEVIDEEELKDVLEKEQPIAYTGYEPSGKIHLGHAVTVQKLKQLQKLGFKIKILLADYHAFLNGKGTIEEIAETAEYNKRCFQALGLDETTEYILGSSFQLEGDYTNKVYQLATMTTLKRARRSMDQVSRADDNPKVASVVYPIMQTVDMAALEVDIALGGMEQRKIQMLARENLEKIGENVPVCIHTPLLHGLDGDAKMSSSKGNYIAVDDSAEEISKKINKSYCPQGEIEGNPMIEIAETFVYPNQEKLLIKRPEKFGGDIELTHDELIKDFSEGNLHPMDLKNGIKDFLIEFFAPVREFMEEN
- the mtrH gene encoding tetrahydromethanopterin S-methyltransferase subunit H, which codes for MFKFDKEQEVFDFAGVKMGGQPGEYPTVLAGTIFYGGHNILNDELTGDFDKARAEQLINDMASISDVTGNPYIVQVFGQTVEALPKYIEYVGEICDAPFLIDSTSGDARVAGAQYADETGLTERAIYNSINMAADKSELDALAETNISASIILGFNPMNATVEGKMNMWENGDDGAYEKGLLEVAAECGIDKFMMDTAVTPLGQGAGIAARTSFAEKAKWGYPVGSGIHNVPSAWDWLREYKKAGNKTAFTVCDIGANIVQVMCAGDFVLFGPIENADIAFPAVAQTDMFISEAAKPLGTEPVEVHPMNKLL
- the tmk gene encoding dTMP kinase encodes the protein MYIVFEGIDGAGKSTQIKMLKEWLEANGFRVETLVEPTDSEIGKLIREMLQRPDAETDKLQKTLGLLFAADRMLIMDKLEDESKIIISDRSFISSLAYQEPAEWIEELNKYAKKPDLLLLLDLDSKTSVARTDGKDTFENEEYLTKVRENYLKLAENYTCEIIDASNGINKMSSDIKKAVAPYLGICPDCVL
- a CDS encoding U32 family peptidase, whose product is MVLEELLAPAGSYDVLITAVNAGADAVYIAGQQYGARAYAKNFTMEEIEKAVNYAHMNGAKIHVTVNTLINNFEIVDVLKYLFKLYQIGVDAVIVQDFGLIWLLKTFIPDLEVHASTQMGLNNYSSIKWASKNNIKRVVLPREVNLDQIREIKTQLADDNINMDIEVFGHGALCYCVSGKCYMSSYNSGRSGNRGACAQPCRREYRLKYRGYNIGNGYLLSTHDLATYNHLNEISDAGVKSLKLEGRMKSGDYIGTIVNSYRNLIDGNEGDYKKDLHLVFNRQFTDGYMMGDKPGDVMGRGHSGHEGLYIGDIVDIDGTKVTIEIKNKEIPVILEPGDGIAFKYNGKIKGIYLENIIKQDENEIIIDTTRLVKVGTEVFISYSKSTHEYLKQFENETIKNNVGINLSMTWDEDLNLFTKVEFHVDGELINFRHKTMDKFEKAKNKPVTEETIEKQLSKTGGTPFYIENIRFNNMPADIFIPIREINQIRREILDNATELLMNHYTPTKKAVKQVRKDLTKFFEEYEKDKGKTKKKTPKLSIFIDDILQIRAVSGFDLKRIYFDGNCHYNNPDDYFENIKETLKNGSLMASPTEFVWVLSSFISEDDAVKCSEIVKELENEGIIISVMGDFPGMKEIFDCPIYGNHNLNVWNSFCVRDLNESGFKSLILSSELSGDEIRELVLKNHDRNIDLEMIVNGNLEVIVSKDDFTNLNDGKDFIISNDADYATLEDKKRKKFKYKIFFDYNRQSHIINKDCLCLIEEMNEIKDFGLDSLILDCRYSNEKYTSQILSIYNQSLQNKSQEELTEFKYKIMDFSQSYINKGNFIEGRLHENS
- a CDS encoding U32 family peptidase → MRIPELLAPVGSMDHLKVAINAGASSVYLSGKNYGARKFAENFTIDEIQEAVDIAHLHNVKVYITVNTLIKEDELENVMNYLAKLYSIGVDAVLIQDLGLIELINEHLPNLNVHASTQLTCENQHKIDYLEGKGIKRVVLPREMRKEEIANLKTNMELEIFVHGALCYSYSGQCLMSSFKGGRSGNRGACAQPCRQKYWIDGIKKQDYYLSPCDLSLYDHLKEIAELNISCIKIEGRMRSKEYLAVVVSNYRKALNKLKSNKKDSSEEISLVFNRGFSEGQFMNTSKRSIRSGHVGLKIGRVIKSSDNKIAIRLNDHIKTIPEKGDGLLIVKNDKDYGFEISQDPSITTLNHFNKGKNKPVKDLSRKNKVMVVKKVWQNKRSNFNLNESEVYLTKRNSLTRKAKEIENKASSYVKSKLILTFSLKKKYPHLKGRLTLANHKTIECEVTGNKAFEKPLKKSVSAETVKKQMSKIDNYPYEITQINIAYDGTLFIPISKLNELRRDLFEKLSQEVAESYQHEYKKITLKQKEYPAGKTQPNISFYTNNLNHLENLENVKRVYLEIPPQNDDLVYAHDEYNLNYMINFIKRACEIAYDKDYELIWKWPDITHDKLIKALNKVRGILNKMHYTLPVMNSNFNAEYGFYSMNVTNTQTVKSLKGYKILTVSPELRKQDYENMIRNCETPEKLELLVQGSVELMKTRYSLLYGAEKKQKYKNYLIDKNRNRYPIHKSISGEELIIYDDSELSLLDEIDYLKNLGFSNFSIDGRYKDDDYYKMVKIYKEALNGNPNKKELKKLSSKNTVANF
- a CDS encoding endonuclease MutS2; this translates as MKGERITLQNIKGIGDKISEKILNSVGGEEELQKIVDNVDVEKISAVDGISQRKAIEIMNQLLNNPEYEFIKSDRAMELYEDIINKILAYSNTSYSKNRILLLSPSKDIDKINSNLDFVMNAKEHVSQLPIIKLRGLMKNLKEVEEAKPEYDPSKVILVESAEDNSYLTDLGLNKYYPIITASDSPLLQEEMMNYDLVFYVYSQGILDFEGMPNVIMINIDENDYEIVPEKIINFFIQNQELFSKVHEIQKIRNKESVLGEILPIISELNIIDKREVDIEELVLSLKDEMDDELEKSIKQVDLEGDEILNLLNNNFPPKISKIFDKIINKRKEIIKQKTGMSFDPYLRTYPIQIDETEIERVTLEQSSKKENDIFDIKKSAAIELNSIKKKAIAEVEDVIRFDYEFSLGSFAYEYDLCRPEFGDEIKLTGALHLELALKKDKEHVQKVDYQLTKDENVALLTGANSGGKTTLLETLTQISIMAQMGLPVSATQAEIKLFDELYHFSKKRSLDAGAFESFLNVFIPIVTTNSEKLVLLDELEGITELDAAVKIISTFIDMIKESNSYGVIVTHMARELMNYTDIRVDGIEAKGLDEDYNLIVDRTPKMNFLAKSTPELILKRIYEKSDDDLKTVYARILEKF
- a CDS encoding AarF/ABC1/UbiB kinase family protein; this translates as MKVIPNAQNDQLKRLNEIYRVLKKNDFGYLIEENTFFKKFPFLRNRKAENEGLFPDTSIPIRVRKVFEELGPAYIKLGQMLSTRPDLVGVEIAEELKSLRDNTPVTPFSEIKTVIESELQKPIEEVFSKIDETPIGSASIGQVYKARLKDTNEEVAIKVQKPNSREIIESDVKIMKFLADRIDRYMFTMKSFNMPVVAREFERSIFKEINYMEEVMNMENLSKNFRNVSYIKIPKAYTDYCTNKIITMELIKGIEVTKLIDGNYPDIDKKKIAQYGLKSYFKQIMIDGFFHADPHPGNLIVTKDNKLCYIDEGMMGILNDDFKENLAELILLLISGNTNNIIKQLIYMNIITASQNTDELKADLDDLLNRYYGAELKNMDGAFEDLLNVMIKHEVNIPREFVMIGRGIALIEDTGRKLDPEFNAASELKKLSRKIVINKYKPERLIKVGMNYLLQLEHLAKDLPDTINNTISKLEEGDIEVNIKLQDISELTNQLSVSLILSALIVGSSLAILADKGPQLWGVPAIGLIGFVFSAVLGAYLIIKYMIEND